The Dendropsophus ebraccatus isolate aDenEbr1 chromosome 10, aDenEbr1.pat, whole genome shotgun sequence genome has a segment encoding these proteins:
- the LOC138766589 gene encoding olfactory receptor 1L6-like, giving the protein MEVKNETHHGFILLGFSDMPDIRIPLISMFIGAYIICIVGNVTISMLIISQPKLHTPMYVLMGNLAFVDISFSSITIPHALYGLISGDTYISFNGCILQLFFFQAVGNMDSFLLAIMAFDRYSAVCHPLRYLTIMSPKTCICLVASSWVIVSLHSLMYAVMNSCRALCKWVIPHFFCDLSGMMLLSCSFPSDLEQIGVYVEGSIIIFGPVFFILVSYILIIRAVLKLQTSKGRWKTFNTCSSHLTIVIIYYSALIFVYFRPKSIYSAAYDRVSSIVFCFFVPIINPFIYSMRNKQVTSGVKKVLPQA; this is encoded by the coding sequence ATGGAGGTGAAGAATGAGACACATCATGGGTTCATATTACTGGGCTTCTCTGATATGCCCGATATTCGTATTCCTCTCATATCCATGTTCATTGGAGCCTACATCATCTGCATTGTAGGAAATGTAACCATTTCCATGCTTATCATATCACAACCTAAACTTCATACCCCCATGTATGTCCTGATGGGGAATCTGGCATTTGTAGATATATCTTTTTCATCTATTACCATTCCACATGCCTTGTACGGTCTCATCTCTGGAGACACCTACATCTCTTTCAATGGCTGCATCCTGCAGCTCTTCTTCTTCCAGGCAGTCGGTAACATGGACAGTTTCCTTCTGGCAATCATGGCCTTTGATCGATACTCTGCAGTCTGTCATCCATTGCGTTACTTAACCATCATGAGTCCGAAGACATGTATCTGCCTGGTGGCCTCTTCATGGGTCATCGTAAGCCTTCACTCCCTTATGTACGCGGTCATGAACTCTTGCCGTGCTCTCTGTAAGTGGGTTATACCTCACTTCTTTTGTGATTTATCTGGGATGATGTTGTTGTCCTGTTCATTCCCTTCTGACCTTGAGCAAATAGGAGTGTACGTCGAAGGCAGCATCATAATCTTTGGCCCAGTGTTCTTCATCTTGGTGTCCTACATACTGATCATAAGAGCCGTACTGAAGCTACAGACCTCAAAAGGAAGATGGAAAACCTTCAATACGTGCTCCTCTCACCTCACCATTGTCATCATTTACTACAGTGCACTCATATTTGTGTATTTTCGCCCCAAATCCATCTACTCTGCAGCCTATGACCGGGTGAGCAgcatagtgttttgtttttttgtccccattattaacccctttataTACAGCATGAGGAACAAGCAGGTGACATCTGGTGTAAAGAAAGTTTTACCCCAAGCTTGA